The nucleotide sequence GCGCCCATGCCGTCGGGATCGGTACGGCCCACTTTGGTTCGCCCAAGATCGGGAGGAGAGTGCTTACGCAGATGGAGCGATGGTGTGAACGACACGAGGTTAAAGACGTTCGGGACTTGATTGGAGTTGCCGCGTGACGTCTCCGATTCTCGTGGCCCTTGACCTTGATTCAGCCGAGGAAGCCGTTCGACTGGCGGCTGCCCTCGAGCCGGCCGTCGGGGGCTTCAAGATCGGATTGGAGCTGCTTATGGGTCCCGGTCCCGGAACGATAGGTGCGCTGGTACGCCTCGGAAAGCCGGTCTTTGTCGACGCCAAACTCCACGACATTCCGACCACGGTCCACCGGGCGGCCCGCCAGATCGGCCGGGCAGGCGCTCGCTGGGTCACGGTCCATGCATCGGGAGGGGCTGCCCAGCTGGAAGCGGCCGCCGAGGGTCTGGCAGAAGGGGCCGGAGACGGCCAGGCCGGGGTGTTGGCGGTCACGGTGCTGACCAGTCTCACCGACACCGACCTTTCCATGACCGGCGTGGTTGGAACGCCGGGCAAACAGTCCTCGCGCCTTGCCAAGCTGGCCGCCGCCCATGGGGCAGAAGGCGTGATCTGCTCGGTGAAGGAGCTCGGCGTCATCGCCAGTGTGGCCCCGTCGCTCCTGCGAGTGACACCAGGCATCCGTCCGCAAGGAATCGATGCCGACGATCAGAAGCGGGTCGCAACTCCGCAAGAGGCGATTTCGCGAGGGGCCGATTGGCTGGTTATCGGAAGGGCGATCACCAGGGCTGCCGATCCCCGTCGAGCTGCCGAGTTGATCAATGAATCGTTGCAGACTGATGCGGTCGTGTACGCTCGTAGCCACTTGGATCGGGAGGAATAGGCGATGGCCCCACCAGAAATGACTCAGGAACAACGCCAGGCCGCACTGGCGAAGGCTGGTGAGGTTCGTAGGGTTCGTGCTGAGACGAAAGAGCTTCTCAAAATGGGCTCGCTCAGCTTCAGCGAGCTACTGGCCAAAGCCGACGAAGACGATATGTACGCCGGCATGAAGATCGCATCGGTTCTTCCCTCCCTCCCCGGAATGGGAAAGGTCAAGGCGAAGCGATTGATGGAAGAACTCCAGATTGCTGACAACCGGCGCCTACGCGGGCTTGGCGACCGGCAGCGTGAGGCGCTCCTCGAGCGGCTCGCATAGCGCCCAGATGTCCGGAGTCCTCTTGGTTATCTCGGGACCTTCCGGAGTTGGCAAAAGTACAGTTGTTGCCGAGATTCGTGAACGCCGTAAGTTCCATTTCTCTGTGTCGGTAACCACTCGACATCGACGGTCCGACGAATCGGAAGATGTCGATTATCACTTCATCGACCCTGACCGATTTCAAGAGATGATCGGAAACGGTGAGCTCCTCGAATGGGCCGAATATGCCGGGAAGTACTACGGGACCCCGCGCGGGCCCGTGGTAAAAGCCCTGCAAGCGGGCAACGATGTCCTTCTTGACATAGAGAATCACGGTGCGATGCAGGTCCGTCATTCTTGGCCAGAAGCGCTGTTGATCTTTATTGCGCCACCCTCACAAGCTGAACTCGAGCGGCGGCTCCGCAGTCGGGGTGACACGACCGAGCCAGACATCGCTGCTCGCCTGTCGGTCGCCGCCGAACAGGTGGAACAGGCGCGTGGTACCTACGACTACCTTGTGATCAATAGCGACGTCGATGCGGTAACCAACGAGATACTCGATATACTTGCCAAGCACGAACAAGGGACACAATGAGCGCTAATACCGCAATCGAAGAAGGTTTGCAGCTGGCCGGTGGCCGTTTCAACCTCGTCGTACTGGCTTCTCGCCGGGCCCGCCAGATCAATGCCTACTACAACGAGTTGGGTGGCGGCATCGGCCACTACGTACCGCCGCAGGTTCATTCGTTGAGTCGGAAGCCGCTGACGATCTCGTTTGAAGAGATTGCTGCCGAAAAGGTTGTCTTCGACTACGACGAAGCCTAAAACTATGCAGGGCCGCCGGATCGTTCTCGGTGTGTCCGGCGGCGTTGCCGCATACAAGTCAGCCTATCTCGCTCGTCGGCTCCTTGAACAAGGGGCCGATGTTCGCGTGGTCATGACCAAGAGTGCCCAACAGTTCGTTGGTGCCCAAACCTTTGCAGCGATAACCAAACAGGCAGTTCTTGTTGATCTCTTCGGCGGAATCAGTCCCCACACCGAATTGGGCCAATGGGCAGAGCTCATTGTCGTTGCTCCTGCGACTGCCCATTCCCTCGCCAAGATCGCCTACGGAATCAGTGGCGATGCCCTGGCATCAACGGTCCTGGCGTCCGAGGCACCGCTGTTGTTGGCCCCGGCCATGCACACCGAAATGTGGATGCATCCCGGGACTGTCCACACGATCGAACAACTCCGCCGGGCCGGTCACACACTGGTGGGTCCCGAATCCGGTGAATTGGCGGGCGGAGATGTCGGGTATGGCCGGATGGCCGAGCCAGAGGACATCGCCTTTGTCGCCAGCTGCCTGTTGTCTGATCAATCCCTGATCGGTAAACGGGTCGTGGTGACAGCCGGGGGAACTCGCGAGGCTATCGACCCGGTTCGGTATATCGGCAACCGATCATCCGGCAAGATGGGACACGCCATCGCCCAAGCGGCAGCCAGGTTGGGTGCCGGCGTAACCCTGATCACGACGTCGAGTTTGGCGACTCCGACGGTCATCGACCGGGTTCAGGTGGAGTCTGCCCTTGAGATGGCCGACGCCACCTGGCGGGCGGCGGCCGGAGCCGATTGCGTGATTCTGGCCGCCGCCGTGGCCGACTTCCGGCCGGTGTCGGTTGCCGACGTCAAGATGCGGAGGGCCGATGGGGCGCCAGAGATCAACCTCACCGAAACACCGAATGTATTGGCCGGGGTGGTGTCGATGGAGCCTAAACCGTTCGTCGTTGGATTCGCCGCCCAAACCGGGTCCCTCGAGGAAGCGAAGCGAAAGGCCCGGTCCTATGGCACGGATCTTCTCGTTGCCAACGATGTCTCGGCGCCTGAGCGGGGATTTGGGACCGATACCAACGAAGTGACCCTTATGTGGCCAGATGGAACCGAAGACGATTGGGACTTTTCCACAAAATCGGAGATTGCCGATCGGTTGATGGCGCTCGTCGCCACCCGGCTGCCTGCCATCGGCGGTGGCCGGGTAGTTGCCAACTGACGCGCCGAGCGTCGTATACTCGCTTCATGCGCCAATGGTATTTCACTTCAGAGTCGGTAACCGAAGGGCACCCCGACAAGGTAGCGGACCAGATTTCGGATGCCGTTCTCGATGCCGCTCTTTCAGTTGATCCAAATGCTCGGGTTGCCTGCGAAACGCTGGTGACTACCGGTCTCGTGGTCGTGGCAGGCGAACTCCGGGCGGCAACTGCGATCGATTTCGAAGGCCTGGCCCGTCAGACGATCCGCAACATCGGGTACACGGAAGACCCTCACTTCAGCGCCGACACGGTCGAAGTTCAAGTCGTGGCCCACACTCAGAGTCCCGATATCGAGATGGGGGTCGATCAAGGTGACCCCGAAAACGGTGAGCTCGGAGCCGGGGATCAAGGATTGATGTTTGGATATGCGGTCGACCAGACGCCTGAGCTGATGCCGTTGCCGATTTCTCTCGCTCATCGGTTGGCCGAGCGCCTCGCTCAGGTCCGCAAAGACGAGACGCTCGGGTATCTGCGCCCGGATGGCAAAACCCAGGTTACGGTCGAGTATGCCGACAAACGGCCGATCAGGGTTACCGACATCCTCATCTCCACCCAACACGATGAGAGCATCCAGTCCTCTCAGGAGATGTTTGATGACCTTTACCGTCATGTCATC is from Acidimicrobiia bacterium and encodes:
- the coaBC gene encoding bifunctional phosphopantothenoylcysteine decarboxylase/phosphopantothenate--cysteine ligase CoaBC, yielding MQGRRIVLGVSGGVAAYKSAYLARRLLEQGADVRVVMTKSAQQFVGAQTFAAITKQAVLVDLFGGISPHTELGQWAELIVVAPATAHSLAKIAYGISGDALASTVLASEAPLLLAPAMHTEMWMHPGTVHTIEQLRRAGHTLVGPESGELAGGDVGYGRMAEPEDIAFVASCLLSDQSLIGKRVVVTAGGTREAIDPVRYIGNRSSGKMGHAIAQAAARLGAGVTLITTSSLATPTVIDRVQVESALEMADATWRAAAGADCVILAAAVADFRPVSVADVKMRRADGAPEINLTETPNVLAGVVSMEPKPFVVGFAAQTGSLEEAKRKARSYGTDLLVANDVSAPERGFGTDTNEVTLMWPDGTEDDWDFSTKSEIADRLMALVATRLPAIGGGRVVAN
- the gmk gene encoding guanylate kinase — its product is MSGVLLVISGPSGVGKSTVVAEIRERRKFHFSVSVTTRHRRSDESEDVDYHFIDPDRFQEMIGNGELLEWAEYAGKYYGTPRGPVVKALQAGNDVLLDIENHGAMQVRHSWPEALLIFIAPPSQAELERRLRSRGDTTEPDIAARLSVAAEQVEQARGTYDYLVINSDVDAVTNEILDILAKHEQGTQ
- a CDS encoding integration host factor; amino-acid sequence: MAPPEMTQEQRQAALAKAGEVRRVRAETKELLKMGSLSFSELLAKADEDDMYAGMKIASVLPSLPGMGKVKAKRLMEELQIADNRRLRGLGDRQREALLERLA
- a CDS encoding methionine adenosyltransferase; amino-acid sequence: MRQWYFTSESVTEGHPDKVADQISDAVLDAALSVDPNARVACETLVTTGLVVVAGELRAATAIDFEGLARQTIRNIGYTEDPHFSADTVEVQVVAHTQSPDIEMGVDQGDPENGELGAGDQGLMFGYAVDQTPELMPLPISLAHRLAERLAQVRKDETLGYLRPDGKTQVTVEYADKRPIRVTDILISTQHDESIQSSQEMFDDLYRHVIMQVIPEDLLDEPRILINPTGRFVTGGPHGDTGLTGRKIIVDTYGGYARHGGGAFSGKDASKVDRSAAYGARNAAKTVVAAGLATECEIQVSYAIGRSEPFSLLVDAHGTSAVNPTKLERLVADFFDFRPSAIIDRLKLTQPGFLQTAAYGHFGRPGFTWELTDAADELARAAAAL
- the pyrF gene encoding orotidine-5'-phosphate decarboxylase, with product MTSPILVALDLDSAEEAVRLAAALEPAVGGFKIGLELLMGPGPGTIGALVRLGKPVFVDAKLHDIPTTVHRAARQIGRAGARWVTVHASGGAAQLEAAAEGLAEGAGDGQAGVLAVTVLTSLTDTDLSMTGVVGTPGKQSSRLAKLAAAHGAEGVICSVKELGVIASVAPSLLRVTPGIRPQGIDADDQKRVATPQEAISRGADWLVIGRAITRAADPRRAAELINESLQTDAVVYARSHLDREE
- the rpoZ gene encoding DNA-directed RNA polymerase subunit omega; its protein translation is MSANTAIEEGLQLAGGRFNLVVLASRRARQINAYYNELGGGIGHYVPPQVHSLSRKPLTISFEEIAAEKVVFDYDEA